A region from the Benincasa hispida cultivar B227 chromosome 12, ASM972705v1, whole genome shotgun sequence genome encodes:
- the LOC120068409 gene encoding glutathione S-transferase 3-like, which yields MSKEEVIILDCVLSPFCNRVKIALNEKGVSYESKEEDLFGFKGGKSELLLKSNPIYKKVPVLLHNGKPLNESSIIVNYIDETWPSSSPLLPSSPYKRAQARFWIDYIDKKVFDVGSKIWKSNGEEQEAAKKELIEILKQLEEALGDKDFFGGESFGIVDVIAIPFTSWFYAYEKIGNFKVEEHCPKLSAWEKRCLQKETVASVIPCPGKIYHFLTSMRKNLGLE from the exons ATGTCAAAAGAGGAGGTTATAATTTTGGACTGTGTGCTCAGCCCATTTTGCAATAGGGTTAAGATTGCTTTGAATGAGAAGGGAGTGAGTTATGAAAGTAAAGAAGAGGATTTGTTTGGTTTCAAAGGTGGGAAAAGTGAGTTGTTGCTCAAATCTAACCCTATTTATAAGAAAGTGCCTGTTCTCTTGCATAATGGTAAGCCATTGAATGAAAGCTCCATTATTGTTAACTATATTGATGAgacttggccttcttcttccccACTTCTTCCTTCTTCGCCCTACAAAAGAGCTCAAGCTCGGTTTTGGATTGACTACATCGACAAAAag GTATTTGATGTGGGTTCCAAGATTTGGAAGAGCAATGGAGAAGAGCAAGAGGCAGCCAAGAAAGAGTTGATAGAGATTTTAAAGCAATTGGAGGAAGCTTTAGGGGACAAAGATTTCTTTGGAGGTGAAAGTTTTGGGATTGTAGATGTGATTGCAATTCCATTCACAAGTTGGTTCTATGCTTATGAGAAAATAGGGAACTTCAAAGTGGAAGAACATTGCCCTAAATTATCAGCTTGGGAAAAGAGATGTTTGCAGAAGGAGACTGTTGCAAGTGTTATCCCTTGTCCTGGGAAGATCTATCACTTTCTCACCTCCATGAGAAAGAACCTTGGACTTGAATAg